Proteins found in one Pseudomonas sp. P8_241 genomic segment:
- a CDS encoding amino acid adenylation domain-containing protein: MNTTALEPSVDVFQTSAQQAFYLRAQELAGQTLFAALTLPLAQPVTAQVLRAALETLGQRHETLRTVCRRLPGMKWPVQSLCDQLPLTLLGSQPCVADAFERSREAMLNDPIRVLAVAPVETADGKHFVTVLTLASSFDEASLRVLSGELASLLRGETLPVDEEALQYLDYSAWQEELREEDIGHQGAAFWRNLQQQFAMAHRLPFEKPVDVARVRRQAMLADTQWFAGVQRTAADLGIEDEQVALLLWSAFVARIGNQEKLLIGWQVVGRNEQTTATLGRFARRLPVAFDYRSHQTMAQALASFTASLEQSLSWLDCLNEFELSAEGSGPLRYGFVYESGIEHAIEVDDANPEVLRLRVQGERLQLSCLEGAVPESMLVEWLAQFAEFSCQLLASPELTLAQASLVNEAHLGRLIEGFNPNATEQALPCRFLQELFSEQARLHPQRIAVSVNGERLSYAELDARSNQVANTLRAQGVKPDQVVAVYGQRSLEIVVALLGTLKAGAAYLPLDPNYPIERLAFMLADTGACQVLACQPLPEALGSERVVSLMPGAEVWSSSSNQPEPQGDSANLAYVIYTSGSTGKPKGVMISHANALASTVARKAFYRQPLRSFLMLSSFSFDSSVAGVFWALGQGATLCLPDEDSYKDPAQLALLIQREEVSHYLTLPSYHALILEHLDRQALACVIVAGEACSTALVQRHREALPGVVLVNEYGPTEGTVWCSAWELPLGEDDDSIAIGQPIAGMRIHVLGPDLQPVAVGVEGELYVGGAGIARGYLQRARLSAERFVPDLFATTAGQRLYRTGDLARYRADGVLEYLGRVDHQVKIRGFRIELGEIEAAMRNAPDIEDAAVIARETPTGPQLLGFVVSPTDTADIRLNELRSHLVEALPEHMQPARLQVLERFPLMPNGKLDRQALLDLDVRRSTFVAPRNDLEKTLAAIWAEALHVERVGVHDNFFELGGHSLLATRIRARIQEELNLAIPLKLFFEGDTLERLAGQIEQFRQHSEHKENDVDALEALFDEVDGEHTR, encoded by the coding sequence ATGAACACCACCGCCCTCGAACCTTCGGTAGACGTATTCCAGACTTCGGCCCAGCAGGCGTTCTATCTGCGCGCCCAGGAACTGGCTGGACAAACCCTGTTTGCCGCCCTGACCCTGCCGCTGGCCCAACCGGTGACCGCGCAAGTTTTGCGCGCAGCGCTTGAAACGCTGGGCCAGCGCCACGAAACCCTGCGCACGGTTTGTCGTCGCTTGCCGGGGATGAAATGGCCGGTGCAAAGCCTCTGCGATCAACTGCCGCTCACGTTGCTGGGCAGCCAGCCTTGCGTGGCTGATGCTTTCGAGCGCAGTCGTGAAGCCATGCTCAACGATCCGATCCGGGTGCTGGCGGTGGCGCCGGTCGAGACCGCTGACGGAAAGCATTTCGTCACGGTGCTGACGCTGGCCAGCAGTTTCGACGAAGCCTCGTTGCGTGTGCTTTCGGGCGAACTCGCCAGTCTGTTGCGCGGCGAAACCCTGCCCGTCGACGAAGAAGCGCTGCAATACCTGGACTACAGCGCGTGGCAGGAAGAACTGCGCGAGGAAGACATCGGTCATCAAGGCGCGGCGTTCTGGCGCAACCTGCAACAGCAGTTCGCCATGGCGCACCGCTTGCCCTTCGAAAAACCGGTCGACGTTGCGCGGGTGCGTCGTCAGGCCATGCTCGCTGACACCCAATGGTTTGCCGGCGTGCAGCGCACTGCCGCCGACCTGGGTATCGAGGACGAACAGGTGGCGTTGCTGCTATGGAGCGCCTTTGTTGCGCGCATCGGCAATCAAGAGAAACTGTTGATCGGCTGGCAAGTAGTGGGGCGCAACGAGCAAACAACCGCGACCCTCGGACGCTTCGCCCGTCGCTTGCCGGTGGCCTTCGATTACCGCAGCCATCAAACCATGGCACAAGCGCTGGCATCCTTCACCGCCAGCCTTGAGCAATCACTGTCGTGGCTTGACTGTCTCAACGAGTTCGAATTGAGCGCCGAAGGCAGCGGACCGCTGCGTTATGGTTTCGTCTATGAATCCGGTATCGAGCACGCTATCGAGGTCGACGACGCCAACCCCGAAGTCCTGCGCTTGCGAGTTCAGGGTGAGCGGTTGCAGCTGTCGTGCCTGGAGGGCGCAGTTCCGGAATCGATGCTGGTCGAATGGCTGGCCCAGTTTGCCGAGTTCAGCTGCCAGTTGCTCGCATCCCCCGAGCTGACGCTGGCTCAGGCGAGTCTGGTCAATGAGGCGCATCTTGGCCGTTTGATCGAGGGCTTCAACCCGAACGCCACCGAGCAGGCGTTGCCGTGCCGCTTCCTGCAAGAACTGTTCAGCGAACAGGCGCGCCTGCACCCGCAGCGCATCGCGGTGAGCGTCAATGGTGAGCGCCTGAGTTACGCCGAACTCGATGCACGCTCCAACCAGGTGGCCAACACCTTGCGCGCCCAAGGCGTCAAGCCGGACCAGGTCGTGGCGGTCTACGGCCAGCGTTCGCTGGAAATCGTCGTTGCGCTGTTGGGCACGCTGAAGGCGGGCGCGGCGTATTTGCCGCTGGACCCGAACTACCCGATCGAACGTCTGGCGTTCATGCTCGCCGACACGGGGGCGTGTCAGGTATTGGCCTGTCAGCCGTTGCCAGAAGCGTTGGGCAGTGAGCGCGTCGTTTCCTTGATGCCCGGCGCCGAAGTCTGGTCCTCGTCATCCAATCAACCTGAACCCCAGGGCGACAGCGCGAACCTGGCTTACGTCATCTACACCTCCGGCTCCACCGGCAAACCCAAGGGCGTGATGATCAGCCATGCCAACGCCTTGGCTTCGACCGTGGCGCGCAAGGCCTTTTATCGTCAGCCCCTGCGTTCGTTCCTAATGCTTTCGTCGTTCTCCTTCGACAGTTCGGTGGCCGGGGTTTTCTGGGCGTTGGGGCAGGGCGCGACCCTGTGCCTGCCTGACGAAGACAGCTACAAGGATCCGGCGCAACTGGCGTTGTTGATCCAGCGCGAAGAGGTTTCTCACTACCTGACCTTGCCGTCCTACCACGCGCTGATTCTCGAACACCTCGACCGTCAGGCGCTGGCCTGTGTGATCGTCGCCGGCGAAGCGTGCAGCACCGCGCTGGTGCAGCGACATCGCGAAGCATTGCCGGGGGTGGTGCTGGTCAACGAATACGGCCCGACCGAAGGCACCGTGTGGTGCTCGGCCTGGGAGCTGCCGCTCGGCGAAGACGACGACAGCATTGCGATTGGTCAACCGATTGCCGGCATGCGCATTCACGTACTGGGGCCGGATCTGCAACCCGTAGCCGTGGGCGTTGAAGGCGAGTTGTACGTCGGCGGTGCCGGCATTGCCCGAGGATACCTGCAACGGGCCAGGCTGAGTGCCGAGCGCTTTGTGCCCGATTTGTTCGCGACGACGGCGGGCCAACGCCTGTACCGCACCGGTGACCTGGCGCGTTATCGCGCCGATGGCGTGCTGGAGTATCTGGGCCGGGTCGACCATCAGGTGAAAATCCGTGGTTTTCGCATCGAGCTGGGCGAGATCGAGGCGGCCATGCGTAACGCACCGGACATCGAAGACGCTGCGGTGATTGCCCGCGAAACCCCGACCGGCCCACAACTGCTGGGCTTCGTGGTGTCCCCGACCGACACTGCGGACATCCGCCTCAACGAACTGCGCAGCCACTTGGTCGAGGCGCTGCCCGAGCACATGCAGCCAGCGCGCTTGCAAGTCCTTGAGCGTTTCCCGCTGATGCCGAACGGCAAACTTGATCGTCAGGCGTTGCTCGATCTGGATGTGCGCCGCAGTACCTTCGTCGCACCGCGCAACGATCTGGAGAAAACCCTCGCGGCGATCTGGGCCGAAGCGCTGCACGTGGAGCGCGTCGGCGTGCACGACAACTTCTTCGAACTCGGCGGGCACTCGCTGCTGGCCACGCGGATTCGTGCGCGGATTCAGGAAGAACTGAACCTGGCGATCCCGCTCAAGCTGTTCTTCGAAGGCGACACCCTGGAGCGTCTGGCGGGGCAGATCGAGCAGTTCCGTCAGCACAGTGAACATAAAGAAAACGATGTAGACGCCCTCGAAGCGTTGTTCGACGAAGTGGATGGGGAACACACGCGATGA
- a CDS encoding TauD/TfdA family dioxygenase, whose amino-acid sequence MSVSTTRSIAKLARGARKSLSTDPTQLVSFAPMFEGVSMPLVCRPAVPGVNLVEWATQNRALIETRLLEHAVILFRGFQVADIAEFNRCVDAISGGALEYLFRASPRTQITGQFKIYSSTDYPAPEKIFPHNEHSYSPVFPRHLYFYCDTPSTTGGETPFGDTRQILARIDPAVREQFQRKRIQYVRNYGDGMGLPWQTVFQSEDRADVEAYCTKIGIQAEWKSGNRLRTRQNGPAIVRHPLTGERIWFNHGTFFNALTLPDSIRDNLLREFGPLDLPQNTFFGDGTPIPEDVIRHLQGIYRDVMVEFAWEKGDVVLLDNILSVHARNEFTGYRKILTAMAIAQKSADLDQE is encoded by the coding sequence ATGAGCGTTTCAACGACCAGGTCCATTGCCAAATTGGCTCGTGGTGCCCGCAAGAGCCTGTCCACCGATCCGACGCAACTAGTGAGTTTCGCGCCGATGTTCGAGGGCGTCAGCATGCCGCTGGTGTGCCGTCCGGCCGTGCCTGGCGTGAATCTCGTGGAATGGGCGACTCAGAATCGCGCCCTGATCGAAACCCGCTTGCTGGAACACGCGGTGATTCTGTTTCGTGGCTTCCAGGTCGCCGACATCGCCGAGTTCAACCGTTGCGTCGATGCGATTTCCGGTGGCGCGTTGGAGTACCTGTTCCGCGCCTCGCCACGAACCCAGATCACCGGTCAGTTCAAGATCTACAGCTCCACCGATTACCCGGCGCCGGAGAAAATCTTCCCGCACAACGAGCACTCGTATTCGCCGGTGTTCCCGCGGCACCTGTACTTCTATTGCGACACCCCGTCGACCACCGGCGGTGAAACGCCGTTCGGTGATACCCGTCAGATTTTGGCGCGGATCGACCCGGCAGTGCGCGAGCAATTCCAGCGCAAACGCATCCAGTACGTGCGCAACTATGGCGACGGCATGGGCCTGCCGTGGCAGACGGTGTTCCAGAGCGAGGACCGCGCAGACGTCGAAGCCTACTGCACGAAGATCGGCATACAGGCCGAATGGAAGTCCGGCAATCGCCTGCGCACCCGGCAAAACGGCCCGGCCATCGTGCGCCATCCGCTGACCGGCGAACGCATCTGGTTCAACCACGGCACTTTCTTCAACGCCCTGACCCTGCCCGACAGCATCCGCGACAACCTGCTGCGTGAATTCGGCCCGCTGGACCTGCCGCAGAACACCTTCTTCGGTGACGGCACGCCGATTCCCGAGGACGTGATCCGTCACCTGCAAGGCATCTACCGCGACGTAATGGTCGAGTTCGCCTGGGAGAAGGGCGACGTGGTCCTGCTCGACAACATCCTCAGCGTGCATGCGCGCAACGAATTCACCGGCTACAGAAAAATCCTCACGGCCATGGCCATCGCGCAGAAAAGCGCCGACCTGGATCAGGAATAA